The Streptococcus oralis genome segment CATCTTCAATCTCTCTTATACCACATCTTTATGGAAGGGAACGAGGCTTTTGTTACCATTCTTGAGGAAAAGATTAAGGATCGCCTTCAAGGGGAGATGCTTTTATCTAGTCAGATGCATCAATTTCTCAAGGAGCAGGTGCCTCTGGTTGAACAGGACTTAGGAAAAAAGATTAACCACCACGAAGTCACCTTTATGTTACGCGTGCTTCCCTATCTACTTTTGAGTTGCGATAATGTCACTCGCTACCAAGAGAAACATCAGGATATTGAACAAGAATTTTCTTTGATTCGCAGAAGGATAGAGTACCGAGTGTCTAAAAAATTGAGTAAACGTCTTTTTGAAAGCTTTGAGATTTCTTTATCAGAACTTGAAGTGTCCCTACTAGCAATTCTCCTTCTATCCTATAGAAAGGATAGGGACATTCATGCAGAAAGCAAAGATTTTCATCAGTTAAGGACTAGCCTGGAAGAGTTTATCTGGTATTTTGAATCGCAGACTAAGATGGAAATTGAAAACAAGGAAGACTTGTTGCGAAACTTACTGATTCACTGTAAAGCTTTGTTGTTTAGAAAAACCTATGGAATTTTTTCTAAGAATCCTCTCACAAAACAAATTCGCTCCAAGTATAGTGATCTCTTTATCATCACTAAAAAATGTGCAGAGATTTTAGAGGAGGCCTGGTTTGTACATTTGACGGACGATGAGATCGCTTATCTGACGATTCACGTTGGCGGATTTTTGAAATATACCCCCTCTTCTCAGAATACCACCAAAAAAATCTATCTTGTTTGTGATGAAGGAGTGGGAGTTTCCAAACTTTTGCTCAAACAATGTCGATTCTATCTTCCAAATGAGCAAATCGGAGCAGTTTTCACAACAGAACAGTTTAAAAGTGTCGAAGATATTGCCTTGGTGGATTTGGTGATTACAACAAATGATGAACTCGAGAGTCGCTTTCCTGTCTTAAAGGTCAATCCTATACTAGAGGCAGAGGATATCTTGCGTATCGTCGATTATCTGAAATACAAAGTTTTTCGAAAAGATGGCAGAAGTTTTAGTGAAAATTTATCAACCATTATCTCAA includes the following:
- a CDS encoding BglG family transcription antiterminator, translating into MVLDKTSCELLLYLMDQESPKTIMTISKDLGQSRRKVYYHIDKINDALGNPEYHLVSLPRIGVYLTEEQRLACQQLLSEVDSYDYVMSGEERMQMMLFWIGIAKERITIEKLMELTEVSRNTVLNDLNTIRYQLSLEQYQVTLQVSKSQGYYLSAHPLNKIQHLQSLLYHIFMEGNEAFVTILEEKIKDRLQGEMLLSSQMHQFLKEQVPLVEQDLGKKINHHEVTFMLRVLPYLLLSCDNVTRYQEKHQDIEQEFSLIRRRIEYRVSKKLSKRLFESFEISLSELEVSLLAILLLSYRKDRDIHAESKDFHQLRTSLEEFIWYFESQTKMEIENKEDLLRNLLIHCKALLFRKTYGIFSKNPLTKQIRSKYSDLFIITKKCAEILEEAWFVHLTDDEIAYLTIHVGGFLKYTPSSQNTTKKIYLVCDEGVGVSKLLLKQCRFYLPNEQIGAVFTTEQFKSVEDIALVDLVITTNDELESRFPVLKVNPILEAEDILRIVDYLKYKVFRKDGRSFSENLSTIISTYIPDKHAAMKLQEEIQALINQELVIQSFFEE